The Strix uralensis isolate ZFMK-TIS-50842 chromosome 5, bStrUra1, whole genome shotgun sequence genome segment tggggcagggctgggcgggGCACAGCTGGATGTGTGGGGCACGGCTGGATGtgcggggcagggctgggcgggGCAGGGCCCGGCTGGGTGAGTCACCCCGGGGCGGGGcccagcgccccccccgccgctccccagcgcagcgcgggcggggccggggcgggcggtggcgcCGAGGCGGCTCCCGGGGCTGGGCGCggcgccggcgggcggcggcaggcggGACGCCACGGTGAGGGGCGCGGGGACGGGTggggggtgccccccaccccccccaccgccATCTGTccccgggccggggagggggctgccgggGCCCAGAACATCCCGGGGCAGCGGGAGGGGGGGACGGGACCCAGGGGCTGCTGCCCCACCGCCCTGCCCCACACCCGCCCCGGACCCAGCCCCTGCCCTATAGCGGCCCCAATCCCTGCCCTAtagccacccccaccccctgccctatAGCGGCCGCAGACCCCCTATAGCAGCCCCAGATCCTGCCCTGTAGCCACCGTGGATCCCTGCCCTATAGCTGCCCCTGCCCCATAAGTACCCCAAAACCCCGCCCTATAGCAGCCCCTGCGCCTGCCCTATAGCTCCCTCATCCCCTGCCCTATagcggccccagcccctgccctatAAACTGCCCCAGACCTCTTATAGCGGCCGCAGATCCTGCCCTATAGCCACCGCTCCCTGCCCTATAACgaccccagccccctgccctgtAGCAGCCCCGGCCTTTGTTACCCCCTGCCCCGGAGCTGCCCCCCCGGGTGGGTGAatggcccggggggggggggggggggctgtttttCCGGGGTCCCCCCGCGGTGTCGGTGACACGACCCGTCTCCGCGGGCGCCGTGCCCAGGCGGTGGCTCCGGACACCGGCAGGATGGTGCCGGTCCCCGTGGCGGCGCTCTGGGCCTTGGCTCCGCTCCTCGCCGGGGCAGGTaccgccacccccccgccccctcctgcTTCCTCCGCACCCCACGTTTCCCCGCAGAGCGGGGGGGCCGCGAGGGGCTGGCGGGTCCCGTCACGGCGGTGACTCACGGGGCGGCTGCTGGGCACCGCCGCCGAAAGGCGCCGTCagcctccccgcccccccccccccccccgcccccccatccTGGGGGCTCCCCAGATGGAGGGGGGGGGTCAGAGGGGTGACCCCGCTGTCGCTCTTTGCCCCCCGCAGATGAACCCGCTGTCGTCACCGTGACGGCGGCCGTCGGCGAGGACACCTGCCTGCCCTGCGACCCCCGGCCCTGGGGACACCTGCGCGGGGTCACCCTCACCTGCACCCACCGAGGTggctcccagcaccccccggcCCTCGTCCTCAGCCACCGCCTGGGCCAGCACCCACCGCCCATGGAACCGGGTTGGCACCCGCCGGAGGAACCGGGCAACCAGTTCAGGGGGAGGGTGGCCTTCTGTGGCGCGGGGGCCACCGGCCTGGGCCTGCTCCTGCGCAACGTCAGCCACCCCGACTTCGGGAATTATTCctgcgaggcgggggggggcggcaccccacagcccctctgCAGCCTCGTGCTGCAGCCCCCCGAGGCAGGTgagtgggggggacacacacagcttggggtgtccccccccatccTCTGTCCCCTGGGTGCTGCCCCTTGTCCTGCACCCCGTGGGGCAGGTGAGTTGGGGGTGACACAGTTGgggtgttcccccccccccatcctctgtcccctgggtgctgctgctcacCTGCACCCCACAgtgtggggggggacacacacacagtttggggtgtccccccccaatCCTCCATCCCCTGGGTGCTGTCCCtcaccctgcagcccctggggcaggtgagcggggagggggggacacaacACCCAGTTTGGGGGTGTcatcgtccccccccccccccatcctccatCCCCTGGGTGCTGCCGCTCACCCTGCACCCCACGGGACAGGTgagtggggggacacacacagttTGGGGTGTCTGTGTGTCTTCCCCCCCCATCCTCCATCCCCTGGGTGCTGCCCCTTGTCCTGCACCTCacgggggggttgggggtcccccaggggaagtgggaggggggttggggggctttgtccccatgtcccccccccgtTGGTTGCTCTGCAGGGGTCCCCGGGGCCGCAGAGCCGGACATGATCATGGTGGTGTGTGCGCTCACCGCGGCCTTCACCGCCGTGGCCATCGGCGTCCTGGTGGGCTGCCGCTGCGGCCGGGGCTGTGGGTGCCCAaaggggggctgtgggtgcccaggtgggtgctgggcatgctcagaggggtgctgggggtgacCAGGTGGGTGTTGGGGGTGCCCaaaggggtgctgggggtgctcagAGGGTGCTGTGGGCgcccaggtgggtgctgggggtgcacaaagGGGTGCTGGCGGTGCTGGGAGTgcccagctgggtgctgggggtgctcaggtgGGTGGTGGGGGTGCCCAgaggggtgctgtgggtgcccaggTGCGTGCTGAGGTAGGTGCTGAGGGTGCTTAAAGGGGTGCTGTGGGCgcccaggtgggtgctgggggtgcccaaaggggtgctgtgggtgcccaggTATGTGctgaggtgggtgctggggctgcccaaaggggtgctgggggtgcccaaaggggtgctgggggtgctcagGGGGTGCTGTGGGCacccaggtgggtgctgggggtgcccaaaggtgtgcccaggtgggtgctgtgggcgcccaggtgggtgctgggggttcCCAAAGGGGTCCCGGGGGTGCCCAggggggtgctgtgggtgctcagAGGGTGCTGTGCGTGTcttgtgggtgctgtggatgctcAGTGGATGTTGCGGGTGCCCCGGGGGGTGCTGAGGGTGTCCAGTGGGTGCTGCGGGTGCCCAGGGGGGTGAGGATGGGGTGTGATGGGAATGGAGATatggatgaagatgaggatgaagagGGGGACGGGGGTGGTGACTGAGCTGAGGATGAGGACGGTGACGGGCGCGGGGATCTGTGTGGGGACGTCGGGGCGCTGctccctgccccgtgggggtCCCGTGGGGGGTCCCGCGGCCCCACCTCACCCCCCCGCTCCTCGGCGGGGTCCAGCCCAGGGGACCGGAGCCGcggatggaggaggaggaggaagaaccGTGGCCTTGGGCGACCTGAAGAGTCCCAGCGCCTGAGGGCACCACGCAGGATGCGGCCAActgggggctcggggggggccggggcgatGCCCCCCAAACCCGCCCCAATAAAGCGCGTTAGTGCGGAGCGGGCGGTGGGGGCCTTCCTTCGCGGTGCGCCCCgcgtgggggtggggggggacgggacatgggggtcccgggggggggatATgagggtcccggggggggggggggggtgtgtgtgtgtccccgtgcgCGTCCGAACCCCCCCGCGGCTGGGACGGGGTGGCCCCGCCCACGGACacgcccctcgccccgcccctgTCCCCGTGGACACGCCCCCCGGGCCACCGTGTCCCTGGGGGTGGAGTGTCCCCAtccgtgtccccgtcccccgcGGAGCCCTCGCTGTAACAGCGCAGCAGCCCC includes the following:
- the LOC141944896 gene encoding uncharacterized protein LOC141944896, translated to MIITPRIATTPDVVAHQLKTLGVLVWWHQCLRDPIPTVGRWWHRGTSRSLSKNVIFNFQRNHRHSLSSLSRDIADTFSISCLTETIPEYSIPSGYSWFPQRLPQPRVSSGVTGGPTPTPLSAARAGPGRAVAPRRLPGLGAAPAGGGRRDATAVAPDTGRMVPVPVAALWALAPLLAGADEPAVVTVTAAVGEDTCLPCDPRPWGHLRGVTLTCTHRGGSQHPPALVLSHRLGQHPPPMEPGWHPPEEPGNQFRGRVAFCGAGATGLGLLLRNVSHPDFGNYSCEAGGGGTPQPLCSLVLQPPEAGVPGAAEPDMIMVVCALTAAFTAVAIGVLVGCRCGRGCGCPKGGCGCPAQGTGAADGGGGGRTVALGDLKSPSA